The Knoellia sp. S7-12 region GGCAGGCGGCTGGATGCTCGCCGTCTCACTGGTCCAGATCGCCGCCACGATCGGGGCGACCTACCTCGGCGCTCGCGCGGCGGCCTCGATGGGGCGCGACCTGCGCGCCGGCATCTTTGCGCGGGTCGGTGACTTCTCCGCGCAGGAGGTGTCCCGCTTCGGGGCGCCCACGCTCATCTCGCGCAACACCAATGACGTCACTCAGGTGCAGACCGTGGTCTTCATGGGCGCCGTGATGATGGTGTCGGCACCGATCACGATGATCGGCGGCATCGTCATGGCGCTGCGCGAGGATGTCGGACTGTCCTGGCTCGTGGCCGTCGCCGTGCCGCTCCTCGCACTCAGCGTGGCCCTCGTGATCCGCAAGATGATCCCCAACTTCAGGCTCATGCAAGAGTCTGTCGACTGGGTCAACCGGGTGCTGCGTGAGCAGATCACTGGTATCCGCGTCGTGCGCGCCTTCGTCCGGGAGGACCACGAGCGTGGGCGCTTTGCCGACGCCAACACCCAGTACACCGGCACCGCCCTCGCAGTCGGTCGGCTCATGGCGTTGGTCTTCCCGATCGTCATGGTCATCTTCAACACCTCGACCGTCGCAGTGCTCTGGTTCGGTGCCCAGCGCGTCGACAACGGTCAGATGCAGGTTGGCGAACTCACCGCGTTCATGAGCTATCTCATGCAGATCCTCATGTCGGTGATGATGGCGACTTTCATGTCGATGATGATCCCGCGCGCCACGGTCTCGGCCGGGCGCATCGCGGAGGTCCTCGACACCGACTCGACAGTGGTCCAGCCGGCGGCACCCGTGGCGTTGCCGACGGGCGGCACCTCGGTCGAGCTGCGCGACGTCGAGTTCGCCTATCCGGGCGCCGATGTCCCTGTGCTGCAGGGGGTTTCGATCATCGCCGAGCCAGGGCGCGCGACGGCGATCATCGGCAGCACGGGTTCGGGCAAGTCCACCCTGCTCTCCGTCATCCCCCGGCTCTATGACGTCACGGGCGGGGCGGTCCTGCTCGGCGGTGTCGATGTCCGCGACGCGACCCTCGAGGATGTCTGGTCGCGCATCGGGCTCGTGCCGCAGAAGCCCTACCTCTTCACCGGCACGGTCGCGTCCAATCTGCGCTACGGCGACACGAACGCCACGGATGAGGAGCTGTGGGAGGCGCTGCGGATCGCGCAGGCCGACGACTTCGTCCAAGCGATGCCGGACGGGCTCGAGTCGGCGATCGCCCAGGGGGGCACCAACGTCTCCGGTGGTCAGCGCCAACGACTCGCCATCGCCCGAGCGCTCGTCGCCAAGCCCGACGTCTATCTCTTCGATGACAGCTTCTCGGCCCTCGACCTGTCGACGGACGCACGGCTCCGGGCGGCACTCAAGCCGGTCACCCGGCATACGACGGTCATCGTCGTGGCCCAGCGGGTCTCGACGATCATCGACGCCGACCACATCGTCGTCCTCGAGGACGGAGCCGTCGTCGGCAACGGGACCCATGACGAACTGCTCGAGACGTGCCCGACCTACGTCGAGATCGTGGAGAGCCAGCGCAGCGCAGAGGAGGCGGCGGCATGAGTGAAGGTGTGAAAACGGCTGAGGAGAAGGCTGCTGAGGCGCGGCGGGGCCCGGCCTCGAGCAACACGAATCGCCATGGGCCGATGTCCATGGGCATCCCGGCCGAGAAGTCGACCGACTTCCGTCCGTCGGCCAAGCGGCTGCTCGGCCTCCTGAAGCCCGAACGACTCGCGCTCAACGGCGTGCTGGCGTTCTCGTTGGGCAGCGTCATCCTCAACGCGATCGGTCCCAAGATCCTGGGCCGCGCGACTGACCTCATCTTTGCCGGGGTCATCGGCAAGGACCTTCCGACCGAGGGGTCGATCGCCCAGATCGTCGCGGCTCTGCGGGCCAGAGGCGAGGGCACCAGGGCCGACCTCATCGAGGGGATGCCGTTTCTCGTCCCGGGTGCCGGCATCGACTTCGGTGCTGTGGGGCGGGTGCTGCTCATCGTGCTGGCGATCTATGTCGTGGCCAGCCTGTTGCAGTGGGCAGGTGGCTACATCCTCACGGGCGCCGTCAACCGGACCATCTTCAACCTGCGTCGAGACGTCGAGGACAAACTCAACCGCTTGCCGCTGCCCTATTTTGACAACCAGCCGCGCGGGGAGCTCCTGAGCCGCGTCACCAACGACATCGACAACGTCGCGCAGAGCCTCCAGCAGACGCTGGGGCAGCTGCTCACGTCACTGCTCACCGTCATTGCGATGGTCGTGATGATGTTCTACATCTCACCGCTGCTCGCCCTCATCGCCCTCGTGACGATCCCCATCACGATTCTCGTCACGGCAGCGATCGGCAAGCGGTCGCAGAAGCACTTCGTGCAGCAGTGGAAGTCGACCGGCGAGCTCAACGGCATCGTCGAGGAGACGTTCACGGGTCACCAGCTCGTCAAGGTCTTCGGCCGTCAGGACGAGGCACGCGAGGCGTTCCGGGCCAAGAACGACGACCTGTTCGACGCGGGCTTCGGTGCGCAGTTCATCAGCGGCATCATCATGCCGACGATGATGTTCATCGGGAACCTCAACTACGTGATCATCGCCGTCGTCGGTGGCCTTCGGGTGGCCAGCGGCTCGATGTCCCTGGGCGACGTGCAGGCGTTCATTCAGTACTCCCGTCAGTTCACCCAGCCGCTCACCCAGGTGGCGTCGATGGCGAACCTCATGCAGTCCGGAGTCGCCTCTGCCGAGCGGGTGTTCGAGGTTCTTGATGCTCCCGAGCAGCAACTGGAAGCAACCCAGCCCACCGTGCTCGACGACCCGCACGGGCGCGTCGCGTTCGAGGACGTCTCGTTCTCCTACACGCCGCAGACGCCGCTCATCGAGCACCTCGACCTCACCGTCGAGCCGGGTCAGATGGTCGCCATCGTCGGTCCCACCGGAGCGGGCAAGACGACACTCGTCAACCTCATCATGCGGTTTTACGAGCTCGACTCGGGTCGCATCACCCTCGACGGTGTCGACATCACCGACCTGAGCCGGCACAACCTGCGTGGCGAGATCGGGATGGTCCTCCAGGACACCTGGCTCTTTGGTGGGACGATCCGCGACAACATCGCCTACGGCCGACCGGACGCGTCGGAGGAGGAGGTCATCGCGGCGGCCCAGGCGACCTACGTCGACCGGTTCGTGCACTCGCTGCCCGATGGCTACGACACGGTGCTCGACGCCGAGGCCGGCAACATCAGTGCGGGCGAGAAGCAGCTCATCACCATCGCCCGCGCGTTCCTCTCGGATCCGGCGCTCCTCATCCTCGACGAGGCGACCTCGTCGGTGGACACGCGCACCGAACTCCTCGTGCAGCAGGCCATGGCCGCCCTGCGTCAGGACCGGACAAGCTTCGTCATCGCACACCGTCTCTCGACGATCCGCGATGCCGACCTCATCCTCGTCATGGAAGACGGGCGGATCGTCGAGCAGGGTTCGCACGCGGACCTCCTCGCCAGCGGTGGTGCATTCGCGGCCCTGTATGCCGCACAGTTCCGTGCCGCTGTCGCCGAACCTGTGGAGTAGCGCACCCATCCCCGCTTGCGTCCGCGACGGTGGCCAAGGAGGAGGCCGGTTCTGCGGACGCAATCGGGGGTACCGTCGCCGCGCCGAGACGCTCCCGCGGGAGTAGGTTTGGGGCGTTCGGGCTCCTGGAGCCGCCCTCGAGCTCGAGGAGGTCGTCGATGACATCGACCCTCGCCCCGGTAGCACTGGCTGCTGCCGAACCACTCATCGACGCGAACGCCGTCGACTACCTCATCGTCGCGTTGTACTTCGTCTTCGTGATGGGCATCGGGCTGGCGGCACGGCGCGCCGTCTCCGACTCGATCGACTTCTTCCTGTCGGGGCGTTCACTCCCGGCCTGGGTCACCGGCCTCGCCTTCATCTCGGCCAACCTCGGCGCCGTCGAGATCATGGGCATGTCGGCCAACGGTGCTGAGTTCGGTCTGTCGACGGTGCACTACTTCTGGGTCGGTGCCATCCCGGCGATGCTCTTTCTCGGAATCGTGATGATGCCGTTCTACTACGGCTCCAAGGTGCGCTCGGTTCCGGAGTTCATGTTCCGTCGGTTCGGCACCGGGGCCCACCTCGTCAACGCGATCAGCTTCGCGGTCGCGCAGCTGCTCATCGCCGGCGTCAACCTCTATCTCCTCGGCTCGATCGTGCAGGCTCTCCTGGGCTGGCCCATCTGGGTGGCGCTCATCGTGGCGGCTGTCATCGTCCTCAGCTACATCACCCTCGGTGGCCTGTCGGCGGCGATCTACAACGAGGTGCTTCAGTTCTTCGTCATCGTGGCCTCGTTGCTCCCCCTGACCCTCATCGGTCTGCACCGCGTCGGCGGCTACGGCGGGCTCAAGGACAAGATCACCGAGGCGGCCAGCGCCGCGCCCGCAGCGGCTGACGTCCCCTCCGCCGAGCAGCAGCTCAACTCCTGGCCCGGTCAGGCCCTGTCGGGCTTCGACTCCCCGGTGCTCTCGGTCATCGGCATCGTCTTCGGTCTCGGCTTCGTCCTGTCCTTCGGCTACTGGACGACGAACTTCGTCGAGGTCCAGCGGGCGATGGCGTCGAACTCGATCTCGTCGGCGCGCAAGACCCCGATCATCGGCGCCTTCCCCAAGATGTTCGTGCCGTTCATCGTCATCCTCCCCGGCATGGTCGCCGCCGTCCTCGTGACGGAGATGATCGACCTCAAGGCAGGGGGTTCGC contains the following coding sequences:
- a CDS encoding ABC transporter ATP-binding protein, which codes for MLLRILRDYLRPYRGALTVLVLLQLAGTIASLYLPSLNGRIIDEGVAKGDTGYIMSAGGWMLAVSLVQIAATIGATYLGARAAASMGRDLRAGIFARVGDFSAQEVSRFGAPTLISRNTNDVTQVQTVVFMGAVMMVSAPITMIGGIVMALREDVGLSWLVAVAVPLLALSVALVIRKMIPNFRLMQESVDWVNRVLREQITGIRVVRAFVREDHERGRFADANTQYTGTALAVGRLMALVFPIVMVIFNTSTVAVLWFGAQRVDNGQMQVGELTAFMSYLMQILMSVMMATFMSMMIPRATVSAGRIAEVLDTDSTVVQPAAPVALPTGGTSVELRDVEFAYPGADVPVLQGVSIIAEPGRATAIIGSTGSGKSTLLSVIPRLYDVTGGAVLLGGVDVRDATLEDVWSRIGLVPQKPYLFTGTVASNLRYGDTNATDEELWEALRIAQADDFVQAMPDGLESAIAQGGTNVSGGQRQRLAIARALVAKPDVYLFDDSFSALDLSTDARLRAALKPVTRHTTVIVVAQRVSTIIDADHIVVLEDGAVVGNGTHDELLETCPTYVEIVESQRSAEEAAA
- a CDS encoding sodium:solute symporter family protein is translated as MTSTLAPVALAAAEPLIDANAVDYLIVALYFVFVMGIGLAARRAVSDSIDFFLSGRSLPAWVTGLAFISANLGAVEIMGMSANGAEFGLSTVHYFWVGAIPAMLFLGIVMMPFYYGSKVRSVPEFMFRRFGTGAHLVNAISFAVAQLLIAGVNLYLLGSIVQALLGWPIWVALIVAAVIVLSYITLGGLSAAIYNEVLQFFVIVASLLPLTLIGLHRVGGYGGLKDKITEAASAAPAAADVPSAEQQLNSWPGQALSGFDSPVLSVIGIVFGLGFVLSFGYWTTNFVEVQRAMASNSISSARKTPIIGAFPKMFVPFIVILPGMVAAVLVTEMIDLKAGGSPTGGASGEVKYNDALLLLMRDVLPNGLLGLAIAGLLAAFMAGMAANISAFNTVFSYDLWERYVRKDRSDDYYLRIGRLATVGATVIAIFTASIAGGFSNIMDYLQTLFGFFNAPLFATFILGMFWKRMTPTAGWAGLVAGTLSAITVWLCGNPDMLGLFELPGQGLAFVAASTAFVVDIIVSVVVSMVTEPKPPSELRGLVYSETPKEDLVDPDEAARPWFQRTIPLALVAGVLVLILNFIF
- a CDS encoding ABC transporter ATP-binding protein, with amino-acid sequence MSEGVKTAEEKAAEARRGPASSNTNRHGPMSMGIPAEKSTDFRPSAKRLLGLLKPERLALNGVLAFSLGSVILNAIGPKILGRATDLIFAGVIGKDLPTEGSIAQIVAALRARGEGTRADLIEGMPFLVPGAGIDFGAVGRVLLIVLAIYVVASLLQWAGGYILTGAVNRTIFNLRRDVEDKLNRLPLPYFDNQPRGELLSRVTNDIDNVAQSLQQTLGQLLTSLLTVIAMVVMMFYISPLLALIALVTIPITILVTAAIGKRSQKHFVQQWKSTGELNGIVEETFTGHQLVKVFGRQDEAREAFRAKNDDLFDAGFGAQFISGIIMPTMMFIGNLNYVIIAVVGGLRVASGSMSLGDVQAFIQYSRQFTQPLTQVASMANLMQSGVASAERVFEVLDAPEQQLEATQPTVLDDPHGRVAFEDVSFSYTPQTPLIEHLDLTVEPGQMVAIVGPTGAGKTTLVNLIMRFYELDSGRITLDGVDITDLSRHNLRGEIGMVLQDTWLFGGTIRDNIAYGRPDASEEEVIAAAQATYVDRFVHSLPDGYDTVLDAEAGNISAGEKQLITIARAFLSDPALLILDEATSSVDTRTELLVQQAMAALRQDRTSFVIAHRLSTIRDADLILVMEDGRIVEQGSHADLLASGGAFAALYAAQFRAAVAEPVE